Proteins from a genomic interval of Zingiber officinale cultivar Zhangliang chromosome 2A, Zo_v1.1, whole genome shotgun sequence:
- the LOC122043261 gene encoding protein NDL1-like — MAESSDSVSVDVERIAFGGSEEHLINTRHGVVSVSVFGDHDKPALITYPDVALNYVSCFQGLFFSPEADPLLFHNFCIYHICPPGHEMGAVPISSNVSIPSVDDLADQVAAVLNYFGLGSVMCLGVLAGAYILTLFSIKYKERVLGLIVVSPLCKAPSWTEWLCNKVLCNFLYFYGMCGLIKDCLLQRYFSKEICGFTTQFPESEIAKACRNFLDQRQSTNVWRYLHSINRRYDITNGLQQLLCRTLVFVGESSPFHCDALHMMSKLDSRFSALVEVQACGSMVTEEQPHAMMIPLEYFFMGYGLYRHNQFSDSPRSPLSPCCISPELLSLESLGVKLKPIKTRVSNEV; from the exons ATGGCGGAATCGAGCGACTCGGTGTCGGTGGATGTGGAGAGGATTGCCTTCGGAGGAAGCGAG GAACATCTCATCAATACTAGACACGGCGTTGTTTCTGTTTCTGTGTTTGGAGATCACGACAAACCTGCCCTTATCACCTATCCCGATGTGGCTTTAAATT ATGTGTCATGCTTCCAAGGATTATTCTTTTCCCCTGAAGCTGATCCCTTACTGTTTCACAATTTCTGCATCTATCATATCTGCCCTCCAGGTCATGAG ATGGGAGCTGTTCCAATTTCTTCCAATGTGTCTATACCTTCAGTTGATGATTTGGCAGATCAGGTTGCTGCTGTTCTTAACTATTTTGG GTTAGGTTCGGTTATGTGCTTGGGAGTCTTGGCTGGGGCATACATTCTTACCCTTTTTTCT ATTAAATATAAGGAGCGTGTGTTAGGTCTGATAGTTGTATCTCCTCTCTGTAAAGCACCCTCTTGGACTGAGTGGCTCTGTAATAAG GTGCTATGTAATTTTCTCTACTTCTATGGGATGTGTGGTTTGATCAAAGACTGCTTGCTTCAGCGTTACTTTAGTAAG GAAATCTGTGGTTTCACCACACAGTTCCCTGAGTCAGAGATAGCCAAGGCCTGCAGAAAT TTTCTAGATCAGAGGCAGAGTACAAATGTGTGGCGTTATCTTCACTCCATTAATCG GAGATATGACATCACTAATGGATTGCAGCAGCTTCTTTGCCGGACACTGGTATTTGTCGGTGAGAGCTCTCCCTTCCACTGTGATGCACTCCACATGATGTCAAAACTAGACAGTAGATTCAGTGCCTTGGTCGAG GTTCAAGCATGTGGATCCATGGTCACTGAAGAGCAGCCCCATGCCATGATGATACCATTAGAGTATTTCTTCATGGGTTATGGTCTTTACCGACATAACCAATTCTCTGACAGTCCGCGCAGTCCACTTAGTCCATGCTGCATCTCCCCAGAGCTGCTTTCGCTTGAAAGCTTAGGAGTAAAACTAAAGCCAATCAAAACCAGGGTCTCAAATGAAGTCTGA